The DNA segment GCTTTTTTGGCGACGTCCCCCCGATCGTCCTGGAACGAAGCGAGAGCCCAATTCGGATTTGGCAATGCGTGATGGAAAGTGGAAATTTCATCTGAACTACGACGGCAGCGGTGCCGAGCTGTATGATCTCAGCACCGATGTATCCGAAAGCAACAATGTTGCCGATGCGAATGCCGACCTTGTCCAGCAGTTCAAAAAAACACTCCTCGATTGGAACCGCAAACTTCCCAAGGATGCGGGCGATCCCACCTTCAAACCAACCGACTCGACCAGCTCGTTGTCGTCGAATCAATTTGTCAATCCGATAGCCGAAGGCGCGGATCCTTGGTTGGTTCGCGACCCCAATGCAGCACGGTACCTGTGGTGTTTTTCCGATGGCAATCGCGGGATTGCGATTCACACCACGGATAAGATCACGTCGCTAGGTGAAAAGCACATCGTTTGGCAGGCACCGGAATCCGGCCCGTATTCGCAAGAGATCTGGGCGCCCGAACTGCACTACCTCGACGACCGATGGCACATCTACTTTGCAGGCTCTGATGGCAAAAATGAAAACCACTTGGCTTATGTATTGCGTTCGCAGTCTAAGGATCCGCTGGGGCCGTACAAACTGCATGGTCCCTTTGCCACCGGCGACGGCGATGATGGACGCTCCCCCAATGTGTGGGCCATCGATATGACCGTGCTAGAGCACAAGGGGCGGCGGTACGCGATTTGGTCTGGTTGGGATGCACCGGGGACCGATCAACAATACCTGTACATCGCCCCCATGAAATCGCCGACGGAACTAGCGGGACCTCGTGTTCGCATTTGTGATAACGACGACTATTTGTGGGAGCGTGTTGAGCCCAAGCCAGATGAGCGAGGACTTGCCGAAGGACCGCAGGTGCTCAAACACGGGGATCGAACGTTTGTGATCTATTCGTGTGGTGCGTCTTGGTTGCCGACCTACAAGCTCGGCCGATTGGAACTGAAGGGCGACGATCCGCTCGATCCCGCATCGTGGCAAAAACACGATCGCCCCGTTTTTCAAGCGACCGCGGAAACCTATGGCGTCGGGCATTCTTGTTTCGTTCAAACGATCGACGGAAAACAGTGGTGGCATGTCTTTCACGCCAAACGCGACCGCGAACCAGGGTGGCGACGCAGCGTGTTGGTCCAGCCGATGCGTTTTCGACCTAACCATTTGCCGATGTTCGGTAAGCCCGTCGCTGCGGGAGTGCCGTTGGATCGGCCCTCCGGTGAATCGAGTGTGAAGTTGGAATTGCCTTGGAATGCTTCGCTTAAGGATCCTGCTGAACTAGGCAATGGGTCTTACTACGGGCACCATCAATTCATCCGTCATGATGATGCGGGCGTGCATCTTGGGGTTGTTCCTGAAACGCCCATCAACGCATACCGAAGCGGCGAAAAATGGATGCTCGACGGTGAGGTCTCGGCCGACGTGGATGCCGAGGTCACGATCGATTTCCGCGGCGATGCGACGGCTCGGGATGCGGGGTTGCTGTTTCGCACCTCCGCTACGGCGGTGGGATATGACGCCCAGCGAGGATATTTTGCTGGCTTGATTCCACGTGACAATCGCGTGATCTTTGGCCGTACCGATGGCCAAAATTGGCGTGAGATCGCTCGTGCGGATCTGCAAATTGATCCCAATGTCGCCCACCGATTTCGGGTGCGAGCCAAGGGTGATCATTTTGAAGTGTTTGACAACGGAAAGCTCGTTTTGACGAGCCGCGATGATCATTATGCAGCCGGCGCGATTGGGCTGCGTGTGGTCAACACGCATGCCGTTTTTTCCGATCTGAGTCTCAAGCCGTTGTAATCGATCCAATCGAAATATTCAGATCCGAGGCGACTTTGTTGGCGAGGGATTGTGGGCGAAATTCCCGAATTTGAAAAATTGGGTGCTACACTCGGGATTCCCATTCGCGGAGCTTACTCCCTTTGCCCCGGCTCAATCATGCATCTGCAATCTTTCCTGTTGGTCGTCCTTTCGCTTAGTTGTGGTTCGCTACCTGCTGGCGAAGTCGACATGATGCGAGCGATCGTGGCGACAGCTGGAATGATCACCGCCTGGTGGATCCTTTGTCACGTCGCCGCCCGCACGACATCGCGGCAAGTCATGGCGGGCAATATCGAGCCGATTCAAGGGGCTCAGTGGTTGGAAACCCAGCTCGATGTCTTTCGCTGGCTTAGCCTGGGCGTGGTCGTGATGTGTTTGGGCGGATTCGGATTGGCTCGCTCGCTCGATACGTTGCCCGTGATTCAGAATTCGATGTTCCTGCAAGCATTGGTGTTGTTGTTTCCAGGGCTCGCGCTTGCCGCCGCAAGTTGGTCGGCTGAACATCGTTATGGTGTTCTGCTTGATTACACCGATCGAGGCGTGGGATCGCATCTACGCAGCATCATCAGCTCGTTTCGAGGTGCAACGGCTTGGTTGGTCGTTCCCGTGTTGATGTTGTTGGCTAGCGCCGATGCGATCATGCAACTGCCGATCAGCAAGACTCAGACCGGTTGGGTGATGGGCGTGTCGTTGGTGGTGTTTCTTGTCGCCGGGATGCCTTGGTTGGTTTCGCGGCTATTCAAAACCGACGCACTCGATTCGGACACGGAACATTGGGTGGCCAATGTCTTGTCCGCCGCCGGACTGCGTCGCACCAAGATGGTCCGTTGGCAAACCGAAGGCAATTCGTTCAACGCGATGATCACGGGCGTCGTGCCCCCGCTTCGCACGTTGTTGTTATCGGATCGATTGCTCGACGAACTGCCACGCGAACAGGTGGCGATGGTGGTGCTTCACGAAGCGGCTCATCTGCGTCGTCGTCATGTGCCGCTGCGGATGTTATCGATTTTGCCCGCTTGGGCCGTCGGTGCGTCGGTGACCCATTTCGCCGGAGATGCGGGCTGGGCGATGGTCGCGGGCAGCGTCGTCGCGATTGGATTGACGTTGGTGATGCTGCGTTGGGTGGCCTATCGGACGGAATTTGATGCCGATGTCCAGGCCTGCCGACTCGCCGAGCAAATTGCCTCGTCGGTCGACGGTGTGCCATCAACCTACGCCGCCGCTGCGGAAACCCTCAGTCGAGCTTTGATTCGCGTCACCGCCGACCATCCGGCTGCACGAAAACCCACCTGGCTTCACCCAGGCGTCGTCGACCGAATTGAATTCATGCGTCGCCAACGGATCATTCCGAACAACAACAGCGTAACCGCAGGGACCATCGCAAACCCGGTGTAACCGTGGATCAGCACCAACGTGTGCATGGTAGCGGTGGATGAGATTGGCATCATGCATCCAAAGATGCTGGCGATCGAAAGCAACCCCGTCACCACCGAGGTCCAAAATCCGACTTGCAGCAACGCGTTGGATCCCTGGACTCCGATCGCTTGGCCAAGCAACAGGATTGCCAAGATCGGCAGTAGCGTGACCACGCCGCCACTGGCCATCATGTGCAGAATCAGTGTCTTGCCTTCGAGGTGATCGCCCAACAACGCCGGCAGCGCCGTGGCAGCAAGGACGATCGTGCAAACCACGATGATGAACAAGCAGATTTGAGTGGCAAGTTTGATCATAACTTCAATAAGGGATGTACGGATGGAACCGTTGTCGGCGAAGGTTTGAGTCGAATATCGTAAGGCAATTAGGCGGCGGGCGGATGATGACGATGATGTCCCGCCAACCGCGATGCCATCGCTCCGACGCCAACCAACAAGATCAAACACAGCACCAAGATCGAGGTTGCCATCAAGTACTTGAACGACGCTCGCCCGACAAACAATTGGTTCCACATCAGCGATTGGTTTGGATCGAGGCCCTGCAGCGACGCCATCGTGACGCGGGTTCCTTGGTCGG comes from the Novipirellula caenicola genome and includes:
- a CDS encoding M48 family metalloprotease encodes the protein MHLQSFLLVVLSLSCGSLPAGEVDMMRAIVATAGMITAWWILCHVAARTTSRQVMAGNIEPIQGAQWLETQLDVFRWLSLGVVVMCLGGFGLARSLDTLPVIQNSMFLQALVLLFPGLALAAASWSAEHRYGVLLDYTDRGVGSHLRSIISSFRGATAWLVVPVLMLLASADAIMQLPISKTQTGWVMGVSLVVFLVAGMPWLVSRLFKTDALDSDTEHWVANVLSAAGLRRTKMVRWQTEGNSFNAMITGVVPPLRTLLLSDRLLDELPREQVAMVVLHEAAHLRRRHVPLRMLSILPAWAVGASVTHFAGDAGWAMVAGSVVAIGLTLVMLRWVAYRTEFDADVQACRLAEQIASSVDGVPSTYAAAAETLSRALIRVTADHPAARKPTWLHPGVVDRIEFMRRQRIIPNNNSVTAGTIANPV